The Agromyces mariniharenae sequence CGGCCGCCGCGGCGGCCAGGACGTGGAGATCCGCCTCGACGTCGACGACATCGACAACTTCGGCAACCGTCGCATCCGCGCGGTGGGCGAGCTCATCCAGAACCAGGTGCGCACCGGCCTCAGCGGCATGGAGCGCGTCGTCCGCGAGCGCATGACCACGCAGGACATCGAGGCGATCACCCCGCAGACCCTGATCAACGTCCGACCCGTCGTCGCGGCGATCAAGGAGTTCTTCGGCACCTCGCAGCTGTCGCAGTTCATGGACCAGAACAACCCGCTCGCCGGCCTCACGCACAAGCGCCGCCTCTCGGCGCTCGGCCCCGGCGGCCTCTCGCGCGACCGCGCGGGCGTCGAGGTCCGCGACGTGCACCCCTCGCACTACGGCCGCATGTGCCCGATCGAGACGCCCGAAGGCCCGAACATCGGCCTCATCGGCTCGCTCGCGTCCTTCGCGCGCATCAACTCGTTCGGCTTCATCGAGACGCCGTACCGCAAGGTCGTCACGGGCAAGGTCACCGAGCAGATCGACTACCTCACCGCGATGGAGGAGGACGACTACATCGTCGCCCAGGCCAACGCGCCCCTCAAGGCCGACGGCCACTTCGTGGAGGACCGAGTGCTCGCCCGCAAGAAGGGCGGCGAGGTCGACCTGTTCCCCGCAGACGAGATCGGCTACATGGACGTCTCGCCGCGCCAGATGGTGTCGGTCGCCACGTCGCTCATCCCGTTCCTCGAGCACGACGACGCGAACCGCGCCCTCATGGGTGCGAACATGCAGCGCCAGGCGGTGCCGCTGCTCCGCAGCGACTCGCCGTTCGTCGGCACCGGCATGGAGGGCTACGCCGCGGTCGACGCGGGTGACGTGGTCACGGCCGACCGTTCGGGCGTCGTGACCGAGGTCTCGGCCGACTTCGTGACCGTGCAGCTCGACGAGGGCGGCACCGACACGTACTACCTGCGCAAGTTCGATCGCTCGAACCAGGGCACGTCCTACAACAACCGCGTCATCGTCTCCGCCGGCGACCGCGTGGAGGCCGGCGAGGTCATCGCCGACGGTCCCGCGACCGACAACGGCGAGCTCGCGCTCGGCAAGAACCTCCTCGTGGCGTTCATGCCGTGGGAGGGCCACAACTTCGAGGACGCGATCATCCTCAGCCAGAACCTGGTGAAGGACGACGTCCTCTCCTCGATCCACATCGAGGAGTACGAGGTCGACGCCCGCGACACCAAGCTCGGCAAGGAGGAGATCACCCGCGACCTCCCCAACGTGAGCCCCGACCTGCTCGCCGACCTCGACGAGCGCGGCATCATCCGCATCGGCGCCGAGGTGCGCCCCGGCGACATCCTCGTCGGCAAGGTCACGCCGAAGGGCGAGACCGAGCTCTCGGCCGAGGAGCGCCTGCTCCGCGCGATCTTCAACGAGAAGAGCCGCGAGGTGCGCGACACGTCGCTGAAGGTCCCCCACGGCGAGCAGGGCACGATCATCGGCGTCAAGGTGTTCGACGCGCAGGACGGCGACGACGAGCTCGGCTCGGGCGTCAACCAGCGCGTGGTCGTCTACATCGCCCAGAAGCGCAAGATCACCGAGGGCGACAAGCTCGCGGGCCGTCACGGCAACAAGGGCGTCATCTCGAAGATCCTGCCGGTCGAGGACATGCCGTTCCTCGCCGACGGCACCCCGGTCGACGTCATCCTCAACCCGCTCGGCATCCCCGGCCGCATGAACTTCGGCCAGGTGCTGGAGACCCACCTCGGCTGGGTCGCCAAGCAGGGCTGGAAGGTCGAGGGCAAGCCGACGTGGGCGAAGCGCCTGCCCGAGGCCGCGCACGAGGCCGCTCCCGGCACGAAGGTCGCGACCCCGGTGTTCGACGGCGCGCTCGAGGAGGAGATCGCGGGTCTGCTCGACTCGACGCTCCCCAACCGCGACGGCGAGCGGCTCATCGACTCGAGCGGCAAGACGCAGCTCTTCGACGGTCGCTCCGGCGAGCCCTTCCCGTACCCGGTCTCGGTCGGCTACATGTACATCCTGAAGCTGCACCACCTCGTGGACGACAAGATCCACGCGCGCTCCACCGGCCCGTACTCGATGATCACCCAGCAGCCGCTCGGTGGGAAGGCGCAGTTCGGAGGCCAGCGCTTCGGTGAGATGGAGGTGTGGGCCCTCGAGGCCTACGGCGCCGCGTACGCGCTCCAGGAGCTCCTCACGATCAAGTCCGACGACATCCTCGGCCGCGTCAAGGTGTACGAGGCGATCGTCAAGGGCGAGAACATCCAGGAGCCCGGCATCCCCGAGTCCTTCAAGGTGCTCATGAAGGAGATGCAGTCGCTCTGCCTGAACGTCGAGGTGCTCTCGGCCGACGGCACCGCGGTGAGCCTGCGCGACACCGATGACGAGGCCTTCCGCGCGGCGGAGGAGCTCGGCATCAACATCTCCGCGCGCTTCGAGTCGTCGAACATCGACGAGATCTGATCCCCGGCCAGAACGACGACAGAGACTTTTTTCTAGGAGAGAAATTGCTCGACGCAACCACTTTTGACGAGCTTCGCATCGGTCTGGCCACCGCCGACGACATCCGTCGTTGGTCCTACGGCGAGGTCAAGAAGCCCGAGACCATCAACTACCGCACGCTCAAGCCCGAGAAGGACGGCCTCTTCGGCGAGCAGATCTTCGGACCCAGCCGCGACTGGGAGTGCGCGTGCGGCAAGTACAAGCGCGTGCGCTTCAAGGGCATCGTCTGCGAGCGCTGCGGTGTCGAGGTCACGAAGTCCTCGGTGCGCCGCGAGCGGATGGGCCACATCGAGCTCGCCGCCCCGGTGACCCACATCTGGTACTTCAAGGGCGTGCCCTCGCGCCTCGGCTACCTGCTCGACATGGCGCCGAAGGACCTCGAGAAGGTCATCTACTTCGCCGCCTACATGGTCATCGACGTCGACGACGAGGGTCGTCACGCCGACATGCCGGGCCTCGAGAACGAGCTCCGCCTCGAGATCAAGACGATCGGCGACCAGCGCGACGCGCGCATCGCCGAGCTGATGGCCCGCAAGGAGGCCGAGCTCGCCGAGCTCGAGGCCGAAGGCGCCAAGAGCGACGTGCGCAAGCGCGCCGAGGCCGCCGCCGACAAGGAGATGACCGGCGTCCGCAAGTCGGCCGACGAGCAGATCGCGCACCTCGAGCGCGTGTGGGAGGACTTCCGCACCCTCAAGGTCGGCGACCTCAAGCCCGAGGACTCGGTGTTCCACGAGCTCCAGGACCGCTTCGGCATGTACTTCGACGCCTACATGGGCGCCGAGGCCATCAAGAAGCGCCTCGAGGCGTTCGACCTCGCGGCCGAGGCCGAGGACCTGCACCTGCAGATCGCCGAGGGCAAGGGCCAGAAGAAGATCCGCGCCATCAAGCGCCTCCGGGTCGTCAACTCGTTCCTCGCCACTGGCAACTCGCCCGCCGCGATGGTGCTCGACGTCGTCCCGGTGATCCCGCCCGAGCTGCGCCCGATGGTGCAGCTCGACGGTGGCCGCTTCGCGACGTCCGACCTCAACGACCTGTACCGTCGCGTGATCAACCGCAACAACCGCCTCCGTCGCCTGCTCGACCTCGGTGCCCCCGAGATCATCGTGAACAACGAGAAGCGGATGCTGCAGGAGGCCGTCGACGCGCTGTTCGACAACGGCCGTCGTGGTCGCCCCGTCACGGGCACCGGCAACCGCGCCCTCAAGTCCCTGAGCGACATGCTCAAGGGCAAGCAGGGTCGCTTCCGCCAGAACCTGCTCGGCAAGCGCGTCGACTACTCGGGCCGTTCGGTCATCGTGGTCGGCCCGCAGCTCAAGCTGCACCAGTGCGGCCTGCCCAAGCAGATGGCGCTCGAGCTGTTCAAGCCGTTCGTCATCAAGCGCCTCATCGACCTCAGCCACGCGCAGAACATCAAGGCCGCCAAGCGCATGGTGGAGCGTTCGCGTCCGCAGGTGTGGGACGTGCTCGAGGAGATCATCCGCGAGCGCCCCGTGCTGCTGAACCGCGCGCCCACGCTGCACCGCCTCGGCATCCAGGCGTTCGAGCCGCAGCTCGTCGAGGGCAAGGCCATCCAGCTGCACCCGCTCGTCTGCGCCGCGTTCAACGCGGACTTCGACGGCGACCAGATGGCCGTGCACCTGCCGCTGTCGGTGGAGGCCCAGGCCGAGGCCCGCATCCTCATGCTCGCGTCGAACAACATCCTGAAGCCGTCGGACGGCCGTCCGGTGACCCTGCCCTCGCAGGACATGATCATCGGCCTGCACCACCTGACCACGCAGAAGGACGGCGCAGCCGGTGAGGGCCGTGCGTTCTCGTCGATCGCCGAGGCCATCCTCGCGTTCGACCAGAACCGCTTCGGCGCGCTCGAGCTCGACCTCAACGCCAAGGTGCGGATCCGCCTCGACGACCTGCACTTCGGCGAGGGCGAGGAGCCCGAGGGCTTCGAGTCCGGCAAGCCGTTCCTCCTCGAGACCACGCTCGGTCGTGCGCTCTTCAACGAGGCGCTGCCGGCGGACTACCCGTACTTCAACCAGCAGGCCGGCAAGGGCCAGATCTCGTCGATCGTCAACGACCTCGCCGAGCGCTACCCGAAGACGGAGGTCGCCGCGACCCTCGACCGCATCAAGGACGCCGGCTTCCGCTGGGCGACCCGCTCGGGCGTGACCGTCGCGCTGTCCGACATCGTGACCCCGCCGAACAAGGGCGAGATCGTCTCGAAGTACGAGAAGCAGGCCGCCAAGGTGCAGTCGCAGTTCGAGAAGGGCCTCACGACCGACCTCGAGCGTCGCCAGGAGCTCATCCAGATCTGGACCAAGGCCACCGACGAGGTCGCCCGGGCCATGCAGGAGAACTTCCCGACCGACAACACCATCAACCGCATGGTGACCTCGGGCGCTCGAGGCAACTGGCTGCAGGTGCGCAACATCGCCGGCATGCGAGGCCTCGTGAACAACCCGAAGGGCGAGATCATCCCGCGTCCGATCATCTCCTCGTACCGCGAGGGGCTGTCGGTGGCGGAGTACTTCATCGCCACGCACGGTGCCCGCAAGGGCCTCGCCGACACCGCGCTCCGCACCGCCGACTCGGGTTACCTGACCCGTCGTCTGGTGGACGTCTCGCAGGACGTCATCATCCGCGAGGACGACTGCGGCACGACCAAGGGCCTCGACCTGCCGATCGCGACGACGGATGCCTCGGGCGAGCTCGTGCGCGACCCCAACGTCGAGAACTCGGTGTTCGCCCGCTCGCTCGCGGCCGACGCCGTGAACGCGAAGGGCGAGGTCGTGGCCGAGGCCGGCTCCGACGTCGGCGACGTGCTCATCAACGAGCTCATCGCGGCGGGCGTCGAGTCGATCAAGGTCCGCTCGGTGCTCACCTGCGAGTCCGCGGTCGGCGTCTGCGCGAAGTGCTACGGCCGTTCGCTCGCGACCGGCAAGCTCGTGGACATCGGCGAGGCCGTCGGCATCATCGCGGCCCAGTCGATCGGCGAGCCGGGCACCCAGCTCACGATGCGCACCTTCCACACCGGTGGCTCGGCCTCGGCCGACGACATCACGCAGGGTCTTCCCCGCGTGCAGGAGCTCTTCGAGGCCCGCACCCCCAAGGGCGCGTCGCCGATCGTCGAGGCCCCCGGCCGCATCACGATCGACGAGACCGAGAAGCAGCGCAAGGTCATCCTCACGCCCGACAACGGCGACGAGCCGATCGCGTACAACGTGCTCAAGCGCTCGACCCTCCTCGTGGAGGACGGCCAGCACGTCGAGCTCGGCCAGCAGCTGATCGTCGGCACCGTCGACCCGAAGGAGGTCCTCCGGGTCAAGGGCGTCCGCGAGGTGCAGAAGCACCTGGTGGACGGCGTGCAGGACGTGTACCGCTCGCAGGGCGTGCCGATCCACGACAAGCACATCGAGGTCATCGTCCGCCAGATGCTCCGCAAGGTCACCGTGGTCGACCACGGCGACACCGAGCTGCTGCCGGGTGAGCTCGTCGACCGCTCGCGGTACAACGAGATCAACCGCGCGGCGCTCACCGAGGGCAAGAAGACGGCCTCGGCCCGCCAGGAGGTCATGGGCATCACCAAGGCCTCGCTCGCGACCGAGTCGTGGCTGTCGGCCGCGTCCTTCCAGGAGACGACCCGCGTGCTCACGCAGGCCGCCATGGAGGGCAAGTCCGACCC is a genomic window containing:
- the rpoB gene encoding DNA-directed RNA polymerase subunit beta codes for the protein MAAARNATTPTPKNGRGASRLSFAKVTDTLTVPDLLALQTESFDWLVGNDAWKARVEAAVEAGRQDLPEATGLEEIFEEISPIEDLGETMQLSFTNPELEPPKYTIDECKEKGKTYSAPLYVNAEFMNHLTGEIKTQTVFMGDFPLMTPKGTFVINGTERVVVSQLVRSPGVYFERTPDKTSDKDIYSARVIPSRGAWLEFEVDKRDQVGVRIDRKRKQSVTVFLKALGLTSEEILEEFAGYESIALTLEKDNILTKEEALKDIYRKLRPGEQVAAEAARALLDNFYFNPKRYDLAKVGRYKINQKLGLEAPLTDSVLTVQDIVATIKYLVALHEDRATLPGRRGGQDVEIRLDVDDIDNFGNRRIRAVGELIQNQVRTGLSGMERVVRERMTTQDIEAITPQTLINVRPVVAAIKEFFGTSQLSQFMDQNNPLAGLTHKRRLSALGPGGLSRDRAGVEVRDVHPSHYGRMCPIETPEGPNIGLIGSLASFARINSFGFIETPYRKVVTGKVTEQIDYLTAMEEDDYIVAQANAPLKADGHFVEDRVLARKKGGEVDLFPADEIGYMDVSPRQMVSVATSLIPFLEHDDANRALMGANMQRQAVPLLRSDSPFVGTGMEGYAAVDAGDVVTADRSGVVTEVSADFVTVQLDEGGTDTYYLRKFDRSNQGTSYNNRVIVSAGDRVEAGEVIADGPATDNGELALGKNLLVAFMPWEGHNFEDAIILSQNLVKDDVLSSIHIEEYEVDARDTKLGKEEITRDLPNVSPDLLADLDERGIIRIGAEVRPGDILVGKVTPKGETELSAEERLLRAIFNEKSREVRDTSLKVPHGEQGTIIGVKVFDAQDGDDELGSGVNQRVVVYIAQKRKITEGDKLAGRHGNKGVISKILPVEDMPFLADGTPVDVILNPLGIPGRMNFGQVLETHLGWVAKQGWKVEGKPTWAKRLPEAAHEAAPGTKVATPVFDGALEEEIAGLLDSTLPNRDGERLIDSSGKTQLFDGRSGEPFPYPVSVGYMYILKLHHLVDDKIHARSTGPYSMITQQPLGGKAQFGGQRFGEMEVWALEAYGAAYALQELLTIKSDDILGRVKVYEAIVKGENIQEPGIPESFKVLMKEMQSLCLNVEVLSADGTAVSLRDTDDEAFRAAEELGINISARFESSNIDEI
- the rpoC gene encoding DNA-directed RNA polymerase subunit beta', with protein sequence MLDATTFDELRIGLATADDIRRWSYGEVKKPETINYRTLKPEKDGLFGEQIFGPSRDWECACGKYKRVRFKGIVCERCGVEVTKSSVRRERMGHIELAAPVTHIWYFKGVPSRLGYLLDMAPKDLEKVIYFAAYMVIDVDDEGRHADMPGLENELRLEIKTIGDQRDARIAELMARKEAELAELEAEGAKSDVRKRAEAAADKEMTGVRKSADEQIAHLERVWEDFRTLKVGDLKPEDSVFHELQDRFGMYFDAYMGAEAIKKRLEAFDLAAEAEDLHLQIAEGKGQKKIRAIKRLRVVNSFLATGNSPAAMVLDVVPVIPPELRPMVQLDGGRFATSDLNDLYRRVINRNNRLRRLLDLGAPEIIVNNEKRMLQEAVDALFDNGRRGRPVTGTGNRALKSLSDMLKGKQGRFRQNLLGKRVDYSGRSVIVVGPQLKLHQCGLPKQMALELFKPFVIKRLIDLSHAQNIKAAKRMVERSRPQVWDVLEEIIRERPVLLNRAPTLHRLGIQAFEPQLVEGKAIQLHPLVCAAFNADFDGDQMAVHLPLSVEAQAEARILMLASNNILKPSDGRPVTLPSQDMIIGLHHLTTQKDGAAGEGRAFSSIAEAILAFDQNRFGALELDLNAKVRIRLDDLHFGEGEEPEGFESGKPFLLETTLGRALFNEALPADYPYFNQQAGKGQISSIVNDLAERYPKTEVAATLDRIKDAGFRWATRSGVTVALSDIVTPPNKGEIVSKYEKQAAKVQSQFEKGLTTDLERRQELIQIWTKATDEVARAMQENFPTDNTINRMVTSGARGNWLQVRNIAGMRGLVNNPKGEIIPRPIISSYREGLSVAEYFIATHGARKGLADTALRTADSGYLTRRLVDVSQDVIIREDDCGTTKGLDLPIATTDASGELVRDPNVENSVFARSLAADAVNAKGEVVAEAGSDVGDVLINELIAAGVESIKVRSVLTCESAVGVCAKCYGRSLATGKLVDIGEAVGIIAAQSIGEPGTQLTMRTFHTGGSASADDITQGLPRVQELFEARTPKGASPIVEAPGRITIDETEKQRKVILTPDNGDEPIAYNVLKRSTLLVEDGQHVELGQQLIVGTVDPKEVLRVKGVREVQKHLVDGVQDVYRSQGVPIHDKHIEVIVRQMLRKVTVVDHGDTELLPGELVDRSRYNEINRAALTEGKKTASARQEVMGITKASLATESWLSAASFQETTRVLTQAAMEGKSDPLVGLKENVIIGKLIPAGTGLNKYRSVAVEATEEAKAERYPNRIFADDAAFAEGDLSFVDFDAFSSDDFTPGNYS